Proteins encoded in a region of the Bactrocera tryoni isolate S06 chromosome 4, CSIRO_BtryS06_freeze2, whole genome shotgun sequence genome:
- the LOC120775937 gene encoding uncharacterized protein LOC120775937, with amino-acid sequence MTSQNNFLFNSLECGSSSILSGENINVSTITSRNTSSWQKNMEQRIRKLEEISAQNTILLERIIDILQPKKIDLMIFPIKSINDLASTESLLLNKPEAEIVAYLKQKFSKRPLSKILDEVIAESLLLKVNWDGAKKKVALKNYALFNKFLYEALKDDYSYPDFEAKIKKAFLKCKAQFYRNTYNIKKNNKFHVHSFN; translated from the exons atgacgtcacaaaataattttttattcaattctcTCG AATGCGgaagttcttcaattttaagTGGAGAAAATATCAATGTGTCCACCATTACTTCCCGAAACACCTCCTCCTGGCAGAAAAACATGGAACAAAGAATACGGAAGCTAGAGGAAATATCGGCGCAGAACACTATACTCCTGGAGCGGATTATTGACATATTGCAACCGAAGAAGATTGATTTAATGATATTTCCTATTAAAAGCATAAATGATTTAGCATCTACAGAGTCCTTGCTTTTGAATAAGCCTGAGGCAGAAATT GTGGCGTATCtgaagcaaaaattttcaaagagaCCCCTATCAAAAATTTTGGATGAAGTGATTGCGGAGTCCCTGCTCTTAAAAGTGAATTGGGATggagccaaaaaaaaagttgcattgaagaattatgcacttttcaataaatttctttacg AGGCCTTAAAAGATGACTACTCATACCCTGATTTTGAGGCAAAGATCAAAAAGGCGTTTCTCAAATGTAAGGCTCAGTTCTACAGGAAcacttataatataaaaaaaaataataaatttcatgtacattcatttaattaa